A genomic window from Haliaeetus albicilla chromosome 10, bHalAlb1.1, whole genome shotgun sequence includes:
- the C10H22orf39 gene encoding synaptic plasticity regulator PANTS, with protein sequence MAGGESWRPPRLCEDYWWEWKHCRGLRHAFHHYYAHGELPACGRWRDDYEACRAWERGRAAAAQEALCKSERARVMEKQKYAPVWTLRKSPPPEWYLPLDQDKQN encoded by the exons ATGGCGGGCGGCGAGAGCTGGAGG ccgccGCGGTTGTGCGAGGACTACTGGTGGGAGTGGAAGCACTGCCGCGGGCTGCGGCACGCCTTCCACCACTACTACGCGCACGGGGAGCTGCCGGCCTGCGGCCGCTGGCGCGACGACTACGAGGCCTGCCGCGCCTGGGAGAGGggccgagccgccgccgcgcag gaaGCTTTGTGCAAGAGTGAAAGAGCTCGAGttatggaaaaacagaaatatgctCCAGTGTGGACGCTCAGGAAGAGTCCACCACCAGAGTGGTATCTTCCACTTGACCAAGACAAACAAAATTAG